The nucleotide sequence CTGCACCTCCTTGTTCATTCACGTGTAATTCATTAAAAGGATGAAAAGGCCCAGTCTCACAAAGGTAAATGAATCAAAGACATTAATTCAACTCATTCTGTATCCACGCCCAAGTTTAAGGTTTTCTACCAATCACACACATTTTAACCCAGTTTCATGGTAATCTGTCGGGTTGTTGGTTTTAATGGACAAGATAAGAAATGTACGTTAAGTGGACTCTAATAATATGACGTCTTTCTTGTCCGACTCACCATTTAAAGCTCTTCACAACAGCACAGCGCTGCAACGAAAGGCGCCACCTGCTCATCAGCAGCCTCTCATGGAAAGCCGGCGCTTCCAGGTTTTTCCCTAAAACAAACTGACATGATTGCATAAACCGGTGATGGGAGAACAGGTGGACAAGATCAACCTCTGAGCTAAAGCCACCCATGTTCtaaagcacatgtgtcaaacctgtccagtggagggccgagacactccaggatttctttccaaccatctctccagcagctgatctcactaatgagttccttctctcaaatcagaggtgttgataattacaatcacctgctttattggccggctggaaggaaaacatggagtgtctcggccctccaccggacgggttcGACACCCCTGATTTACAGTCTCCCCTGTTTTCATACTCCGGGGTAATTCCCAATACGAGCCTGTAGGTGTCGCTGTTATACTTGGTAACCCACTCACATGCAGCAACGGTTGTTTGTGCGATTTTCATGGCTTTGTTCAGAGGTgttgtttcatttctttcataaACATCATCTGATTTTCCCTTTGTCCCGAACACACCTGAAAAAGATAAATTAACTTAACGAAGCTGTTGACTGAGATGTTAACCTGATTTGaaaagtagaaataaaatgCTCAATTTTACAAAATAACAATGTGCTGAAAAAGCAAGTCATTGGATAATCCTTAAATGTACTTTTCAATTATTAATGATTTCTAAGAAAGTATTGTATGTTAAATAACTAATTAATATGATTAAAATTCATGCCTAAAAAAGTTTGTCAACATTTCTGTGTGACTTTAAAAGCAGGTGTGGCTTTTTACTGCCTAATTCATCTAATTAAGCATGTTAATTAAGTGGAAAAGAATCATTTGGATATAATTATCACTAAACAGCATGATTCCCTCTGGAAACATAACAGCCCTGCTGAAAGGAAAGTCCCTTTTACTTAAATTAATGaatttcacaaacacaaaaaaaagactagGAAGTTTGGTATGACGTCTTCATTTCAATTACACAACAGCATAGTGAGGTAGACTATAACAGGTCAACAATTAGAAACATTGCTCCATAAAACTGATGTGTGAACGACATGAAATACACATTTCCATGTACAATGTCTTGAAAATGAGGTAGAAATGGCTACACAGAATGTACAAGGTACAAAAAGAGTTCACTGAAATATAATTTCCATCAGTGAGGACCCTCAGCCCCCCTTCAATGAATCAGCGCAACACCAACAAGGGGCTGTCGTCTGCTGCAATATGTGTGTTAAAGTCAATCACATTACTGTGCACTGAAGAGCATTTAATTGTTGCAGCTAAGCGCGTAAATCTTTTCAAAAATCTGGTAAGAGTACATTGTTCATCaacactttttcattttttttgtgaaaaAAGCATAGGAAGATTTTCCCCCCCACATAACCCAATTACGTGCTGTTTTGTGAACGTGCTTGTATTTCCAAAAGaggcattaaaatatttttcatcacTTTGAATTGCAGACTAAATCTGAAGCTGCACTTTGCCTTGAGTTTTATCATCATAAGAAATCCACTTGCTTTCGAGGTCAGGTTATTTAAAGCCACCGGAAGGCCTTCATTTGAAAGGTATGGCACAACATATAGAGGAGCATAAAGCAACAGCAAATGGTCAATATTTAACCCCTTCCTTCTTCGTGATGTCATAGCTCGAATCAAGCTGACTGACCAGTGACAGAGTCCCGTGATTATAGAGTACTGGTGTGAGAAATGGAAACTTAGAAACattaagacatttaataaacatataGCGCTGTAGAAAGTGTTCCTTTGTCAGGTCAAAAGCTGTTTACCAGTGCTTAGTTTTGACAGTTTGTTAACATAACCGTTTCCCCACTAACTACACTAACACTGAACAGTCATTCATttctccacaaaaaaaaaactataaatgaGCTATACAGGAAGAAAATATGTTTCATATATCTAAAACATCAAAGATGTACATATGGCATGTAgtgccctttaaaaaaaaaaatctgaattacATTCAACATTTCAGGCCTCAGTATAAGAACGTCAAGTTTAATTTTCCACAAGTaagcacacgtgtgtgtgtgtgtgtgtgtgtgtgtgttcagtatCGAAGGCCTTGTGATTTCTCTTCCCTGAAGtgttcagagtgtgtgtgttgctcttaATGAAAACCATGGCTCATTCCATAAAGCTCCCTACAAACACCCTGAGGTCACAACATACATTCGTATTTTATCCATCTGAGGTAACAATATTCTTCCTGAGtattcaaaaacacaaatataaatcatCCGTTTGAGACGCAAAAGTAAAGACAATGCATAAAGTAAATCCGAGCGGCCGAGCCGGCGCTCTTGATCAAAGATGTTGAGGCACTGTCTCAAACGCGAACATCGTCCACTGCGACTTTGGTGCCTCGTTCCGAGCTGTGCATCCATGCAGGAACAACAAACTGGCAAACACGGCGCTTTGCTGTGAGACAGTCTTGAAAGCAGGCAGGCCTAAACATACCTGTTTgggattcttttctttttttggttgttCTCTAGATTTGTATTGTCAGTACTTCTTAAAATATTAACAAGGCATAAACTGGATTAGATTCTTCGCAGATTGCTTTGAAAATGCACCAGTCAGTTTCCGGATCTGCTGAAAACCTTGAGCAAGCGCTCTTTGAAGATGTTTTGCATACACTGTGTGTGCGCTGCTAAAATTCTAACTTTCTATAAAACGTGTATACTTCCCCTCtcctttttaataaaatgatttaCGGATCAAAGTCATGTATACAATGAAACGGACTGACAAGCAGCTCGGAGTTCTTCAGCGATCCAGAACACGCTAAGGACAAGAAGCAGGACTCCAAGAGAGGAGGAGGTAAAGAACATGACGTCATAGCGTTCgggaaacagaaaataatcttTTGGGAACAAGTGAAAGTGTGTAAAGTGTGGGTTGAGCAGAAACATTCATTTCTCAAGGCCGTGAGAGTCGGCTGTGTAAAGCAGTGATTGTGCTGAAGTAGCGTGGCAATCTCACATTTCAGTTATTGCTCTCTTTTTGGTCAgtagagaggaaataaataggATCCTGAGAGAAACAGACACTCGTACATTTAGAGTGTCTGAAAGCTATCTATGCAGAGAATGCCTTCACCTTAGCCCTTTGACTTGCCTTATCCTTACAGGGCAGAAAGCACCCGTGAACCTGAATAATGAAAATGTGGAAGGTGCACAAGGAAATCTCAGTCCTGTCTGTGCCcgcttgtcttgtcttgtcttgtcttgtcttgtgaAATAACCCTTAAATGGACAGACCCGTGTGTCATCACTCGAGTGAGAGGATCCTCTCAAATGCCGATCAGGGTGGTCAGCGCCCTCCGCTCACGTCCTCCGATCGCGTGTGCGACGGCGGGATCTTCATGGACATTCTCTGCTGCTGAGGAAAGTTGTGCTCGCCTGACACGCTCTCTCCTGCTAGCCCTGATGGTGGACTATAGTCCCTCCCACCATAAGGGGGCGACATCAGGGGCTTTAAAGGTTTGAAGGCCTGTTCTTCTGTGGTTGACGTGCTCATATTGTAGCCATTGCTGTGCCCGCTGCCGTGGCCTTTTCCGTGGCTGTTTCCATTGCTATTGCCAAACTTTCTGTAGCGGGACTCCTCCACTTCTGGTCCGTCCTGTCCTTCCTCTGTCATCTCAAAGGCCTTGCGTTTTAGTGTCACCCCAGCCTCTGAGCTCCCCCCCAGGCTGTGAGATGGGTAGCTGTAACTGGCCCCAATCATGGTGGGCCGGGGAGCCAGCAGAGTCGGGGCACTTATCCCAGAGGGCAGGTAGGAGGCACTGGGATGGCTGTATCCAGAGGACAGGCTGGTTTGGGGGTAGCACCCTGGAGGGTAATTGTAGACAGGAGTGCTGGCGCTGTAGCTGGGCACTAGAGTGGGCGCAGCCTGCAAAGAGTGCAGTGTCGCAGGGGGAAGTGCTGCGCTAGGCTGAGGGCAGTATCCTGATGACAAGTAGGCGCTGTTGTAGGCAGGAGGGTATTCCTGAGATGAGGGGGCGCCGCACGAGCCGGTGCCGCTGTAGCCTGGCTCAGAAGCTAAGTTACTACTCACTACTGtcacacttcctgttgctgGGATTCCCACAGATGCTGGGCCGACTTTGGTGCTGGCTAACGCCTCTAGTCCGGGGTAACACTCCATGCCTTGCCCCAGACCCCACGGCTCCGATTCAGATTTGAGGAAAGCTCCAGGCTCTGAGTAGGCTCCTGCATTAGGACGCTCATAAGGAAGCTCCAGACCTGAGTACTTCTCAGCGTAGCGTTTGAGCAGAGAAGAAGCAGTAAGAGCTGATATATCATCACTGGCCCACGGGTAACCCACCGGGGCAAAGCCACGGCGGGCAGACGCAGCATAGGGGTCGTGTTTGTGGGCAGACGACGGTGAGGTTGTAGAGGTGACATCAAGGTGCTGCTCAGGCCACTGAGATAAGGGGGCGGCGTGCTCCGGAGACCAGTGCATCTTCGACAGTCCTGACGGAAAACAGCAAAGCAGAATTAACCCACATTGATAAATCACATTTAAGTCCACATGCACACCACTTTTGAAGTGTTTTTACCTCTGAAAAATCACAAGCGAGGTAAGAGCGCTACCTCATTAATGGTGCGTCTGCCCTCGTGAGCGTCTTTTCTGTCCGACTCTTTTCAACAATCATGTCTATCTGCCCAGTTCTGGTCTTTCTGTGATGACGGTCACACACCAAGCCCCCAGCTTGGTCTCCACGGCGATAAGCCTCTATCAGCTTGTGCACTGCCCTATGCCTTTGCCTCTCTTACATTGGGACCATTGTTGGCTCTCTGTGACTCTCTTAGTCTGCAAAACCACCCCCACTGGGCGTATGATCTAATTTGACCCaaactgctggggggggggttcttctttTCATCATACTACACAGAGATTGGAACGATACAACTATCAACACTATTGTAATTGTACCAAATGATTGAGCAGTCAAAGAAGTCAAAGTTCCGTGcgccatgtgtgattatatatgcACATTTACACAGAGTAATCTGCTGGCTTAGTGGTTGTGCGCGTTTCCCTGGCTTTACAGGCCTTGTCGTTTTGAACAGGTATTAGGCTGGCATTCCAGGCATTGCAGAGTATTATTAAGCTGTCTTGACCCCAGGATTGGGCCAAAGGGGCTTCCCTAGAACAGCGCTGGACAGAAGACAAAGCCATGAAGGATCAAATGTTTGTTAAAATCACCTCCAGTCTGCTTGAAGGGCACGTACTGTTTGTACTTTAATTCATGCATATACTGAACTCTTATTTTTGGAtaagataaatatattttgtattccTAAACaaccatttattttcattcttggGACATCTGGCAATAATTCCTAAAATTGAAGACAACTACAATGAGAGGCAACAATTGTTCAGAaagcaaataattaaatataaagatATTCAATATGCAGTgatgaatgaaaacaagaaaACGAAAAACATCTAGTTGCATTTATATATTTGCAATTCATCTGTGATTAAACTATTTACCTGaat is from Brachionichthys hirsutus isolate HB-005 chromosome 8, CSIRO-AGI_Bhir_v1, whole genome shotgun sequence and encodes:
- the LOC137898169 gene encoding fidgetin-like protein 2, with amino-acid sequence MFSPVIPYRLSKMHWSPEHAAPLSQWPEQHLDVTSTTSPSSAHKHDPYAASARRGFAPVGYPWASDDISALTASSLLKRYAEKYSGLELPYERPNAGAYSEPGAFLKSESEPWGLGQGMECYPGLEALASTKVGPASVGIPATGSVTVVSSNLASEPGYSGTGSCGAPSSQEYPPAYNSAYLSSGYCPQPSAALPPATLHSLQAAPTLVPSYSASTPVYNYPPGCYPQTSLSSGYSHPSASYLPSGISAPTLLAPRPTMIGASYSYPSHSLGGSSEAGVTLKRKAFEMTEEGQDGPEVEESRYRKFGNSNGNSHGKGHGSGHSNGYNMSTSTTEEQAFKPLKPLMSPPYGGRDYSPPSGLAGESVSGEHNFPQQQRMSMKIPPSHTRSEDVSGGR